TGGCACGAAATTCTCTAGTTGAGTTCGGACACCAGACTTGAAGTCACTTCAGAAAATTCCAACGCACAGACATGTCGAGTTCGGAAGGGTGAGGGGATGTCCTTTCAGAAAAGTTGAACGATCAGCAAGCTGATCTTATCATCTTTTCCTCCAAGGAATCTCCCTCACTAATCCTTCCTCACATCCTTATAGCTGTGCTTATGGTATTTTCTTCCAGAGATTCAAGTCTTTGACGGCGTCCTCTCATCCTGATTGAGAATTTTGACGCCCTTTTCTTCCAGTGGTCTTGCTCTTTAATGCACTTGTCACACTCTCCTTTAGCTAAATAGCGATTGCAATGCCGACAAACCATAAGTTAAAGACTTCATGGGTAAGGAAGGGGGTGCGACGGATAAAGAACTCTGCCACACTGTTATGACTTAAGAAGCCTTGCACACCTTCCAGTCCCAATAAAGACAGGATGGCAAAGACAAAAAACAAGGTGAACCAGGCAGTGATAAAACCAGTAAGGAAGCCTCCCAGGCTCAGGACTTTTCCTTGGCCTTTTCGATATTTTGAGGGTGAGAAGAGGTAAAGAATAAAACTCTTAATGACTTGGACCCCCACTAAAATAAGGGCAAAGGCCATGGCCCGGTAGTAAATTACATCCATATTAGTCAGGACTGCATCAGGATAGTATGAGAAGTCACTAGTCATGGAATAGCCGGGAAAAGGGATAATCAATTCTAACTTCTCCGCTAAAGGTAAAAAGTACTCCTTAGCCACAAAGAAGCTGACTCCCAAGGATAGGACCTGCAGAAGCTGCACGCCAAAAGTCCGGCGACTATAATCCATAATAGTTAAGGCAAAAAAAATCAGGACTAAGATTAAGGTAATGGTGGTATTAGACAAGCCAAGTCCTCCTTTCTAATCACGGGGCGTCTTGGAGAGGCCTTGGGCTTTCTTGGCTGCAAAGGGGTCATAGTAAACCGCAGAAGAGTCCGCTTTTTGCTTACCTTGACTTGGATTAGCCGACTTGGAAGTCTTTTTACCACTTTGCCCTTTGTTTTCACTCATCTTAGCTGCCTTGACTTGTCTCTGACTTTCACTAAGTAAACTTCGACTAGCTTGGCTATAGGAAGGTTGACTTTTAGCTTGAATCAGCTTGCCCCCTTCAGAAAAAGCCGTCAAATTAGGTTGTTGGACGCTTTGCTTCAGGGTTTCTAATTCCGACTCTAAGCGGGCTTTTTGCCGGCTTAGACGTTCAATTTGCTCTCTTTGGCTGGCTATTTCAGCTTCACTTTCCAACCAATTGGAAGTCGCATTGACAGCGACTAAGAGGGCCATTTTCTGATTAGAGAGAATCGAAGGTTTGCTTTTAATTTGATTCAAGGCAATATTCACCCGACGAACCACTTCTTCAATATGTTCTTCGGATTTATTGCCGACGATTTTTACAGTTTGTTTTCCAAAATGAGCGGTATATTCTTGCTGCGACTCAGTCATGAACAGTCTCCTTTCCTGAACATTTACTCCTTATTTTACCATTGACACGAGGGCTTGACTAGTCATTGCCTTAATAATAAAAAGAGCTGAGAAAGTTATCCCAGCCCTTAATCATTTTTATGAAAACTAGTTTTTATCTCGGCTTTTATCTGTTTCTAAAATCTCTTTTAATTCATCGGCAACAAACTGAACATCAGTACCGACTACGATTTGTAAATTATGTTCGTTCACTTTTCTTAAACCAGGGACACCGGTAGCCTTGATTTTTGCTTCATCAATGGCATTGCTATCCTTCAATTGCAGACGTAGGCGGGTAGCGCAGTTAGACACTATTTCGAGATTGTCTTTGCCCCCAAGCCCTTGGTAGATATTTTCAGCCATGACTTGGTATTTATCGCCAGTTTGGCTAGAAGCCTTAGCTGTATTGCTTGCTGTTTGGTCTGCTTCACTAACCGCTTCCCGTCCTGGCGTTTTAAAATCAAAACGGCGGATTAAGAAGTCAAAGAGGAAGAAATAAATAACAAACATGACTAGACCTAGAACAAGGATCATCCATTGGTTATTAGCCATAGGCATCCGCCAAGACAAGGCCATATCAATCAAACCTGCTGAGAAGGAAAAGCCTAGGGTTGCATGTAAGGCTGAGCAAATAAACAGGGACAAACCGGTTAAACAAGCATGGACTGCATAAAGGGCTGGAGCGGCAAACATAAAGGAAAATTCCAGGGGCTCGGTAATTCCAGTCACAAAGGCTGCAACAGAACCAGCAATCAGTAAGGAAGCAACCGATGCCCGATTTTCTGGGCGGGCATTCTTATACATGGCTAAAGCAGCCCCAGGTAAGCCAAACATCATAATCGGGAAGAAACCGGCTAGATAGCGCCCTGTCACCCCAGGTTCTCCTTGACTGGACCAGAAATTACCAATGTCATTAATCCCAATGGTATCAAACCAAAAGACATTGTTAACGGCATGGTGGAGACCAAAGGGAATCATCAATTTGTTGGTAATGCCGTAGATGCCAGCCCCGATATCCCCTAAGTTAGCGATTCCGGTTCCAAAGGCTACTAAACCACCATAAACAGTGGGCCAAAGGAAGAGTAGGATAACCGCTAAAAGTGCTGACAGAGCAGCCGTTACAATAGGAACGGCCCGTTTACCACTGAAGAAACCTAGCCATTGGGGTAACTTAACATTGTGGAAACGGTTATACATTTCCCCAGCAAGGACCCCAGAAATAATCCCTATGAAGACATTATTGATGGCTTTAAAAGCTGGGTTAACTTGGTCGATGGCTTGGCCGGTAATCCCACTTAAAATTTCCGGACTTAATAAGGTTGTGATCATTAAGAAAGAAACCGCCCCACTCAAGGCAGCTGCCCCATTATTATCTTCAGCAATCCCCATAGAAATTCCCAAAGCAAAAAGTAGCGGCAAGTTATTAATCACGACTAAACCCGCTTGAACTAAGAAAGTCGCTAAAACGTTGGAACTTCCTTGTAAGGCATTCGCATCGATGGCATAGCCAGTTCCCATGAATAAAGAGGCCACTACCAATACAGAAACAGGCAGCATCAGGGACCGGCCGATTTTTTGTAAGTAATCTAACATATAAAATCTCTTTTCTTTTTAGTATTCAACAATTTAACGTCTCAAGGACTGAGCCATTTTGAAATAAGTGTGGCGCTTACCACGAACAGCAATGCTTAAGGCCATAATATTTTCGGGGTCTGGCATTCGTCCGTAACTGCCGTCACCAATATGATGAATATCCGCCCCAACCTGCTTATTATTTAAGGCAAAGGCGCGAATAGTTTCTGGGCTAGCGCTTTCTTGGCTGGTGCCAATGGTTGCCATAACTAAGCCATCTTGGGCTTGGGCCGCTTGGCAAGCCTGATGAGCTTCTTCTAGTAATACTCCAGGCACTGTACCGACACTAGGCATCAAGACCCCGTCCGCACCTGCTTCAATAAATTGAGTAAATAGACTAGCATCAATCAAAGTTTCTCGTTTACCAGCGCCATGCATTTTCCCAGCTAAAATTAAACCAGAATAGGGTTGGCGTCCCGTTGCTAGGGCAGCTAAGATATCGGCATTAGTCACACCAGTCGAGGGATTAGCGGTTACCATGACAAAATCCACGCCTAGTTTTTCTGCCGCGGCAAAAGCTTTTGAGCTTGCCCGTCTTCCAGGACTAATTTCAACTTTTTCATCGAGGACCTGACTGTCAGCAGAAACGGGTTCCAGGTTGATACCAATGGGCCGCCCGGTAAGTTCCTTAATGGCTTCAATCACAGGCTTCTTACTTTCAAAGCCCTTGATATGAGGGTGAAAAACATCCAATTCATTCAAGCAAATGAGGTCGGCACCAAAAGCCGTCATCACTTCGGCGTTGGTTACCCCCTCAATTAAAGGAGCAGCGGTTACCACCGTTTCAGCCATAATAATCCGTCCTTCACTGGCTTGAATGCTTCTTTTGAGCTCCTCCTTAGTAAATTTTTTAACTTCACTGGGATAAGCACTAATCAAACGTTTCATAAATCGACTTCCCACCTATCTAAGAAAAATCGGAATTACCTGCAGCATTTATAATAATTGAAAAAAGTAAGCATCTCAATATCTTTTTAGTTATTCATTAAAAACGTGTGACAGTCACAAAAAAGGACATCTCCTACCCATTCCGAACTCAACTAGACTGTGTGTTGGAGTTTCCTGAAGCTGACGTTCGTCCTGTGACTGAAACAGATTTGGATTAGAGTGTAAATAAAAAGAATGGAAGTTTCATCCATTCTTTCAAAAACTTAACGATTATCGGGTGAATATTTCTCTTCGATGCCGCTGAACCAATAGGAGAAGATGACTCCCGCAACAAACATGACTATAGCCAGAATTAAAGTCGTCATAAAGCTCAAGCCTGTTTCCATTAAGCCTTCTGTGGTAAAAGCTGGGAAGACCACGGTCGGAAAGATGGCTAAGGAAGATCCGATCACAGTCCCTAAAATAAAGTGATACATCTTGGCATAGTAGTGGTCAAAGAGCCAGTTGGCCACTTTAGCTAAGGCCAGGACACAGAGGATAGCACCGAGACCTAGAGGAATAATGACGCCCATATTTAAGTGAGAAATTCCTGCTGACATCTTTTCGTATAAGCCAAAGTAAATCAAGAAATTACTTGGACTCATCCCTGGCACAATTACGCCTAAACCGATCAAGGCCCCAGAAAATAACCAGACTCCAAAAGAAGGCGTTAAGTGAGAAAAATGTTGGCCACCAAAGACCATTAAGGCAAATAAGGCCAAGGCAGTCAGACCCATGACCAGGTAATCGGCTGTGCTGCGCCCTTCTTGACCGGCTTGTTTAAAGAGAGAAGGAAAAGTTCCTACCACAAAACCGATAAAAAGGCAGGTAAAGAGGGCCTCATAAGAGCCAAAGGCCTTCATGACGAAGAAAGAAAAGAGAATAATCCCGATGACAAAACCGATACCTACCGGGATAAAATAACGGACATTTTGCCAAAATTTATGGGTAATATTACCCAAGAAGTTAAGTAATTTGTCATAAATACCAAAAATTACGGCCAAAACCCCACCGGATAAGCCCGGTAGGATCCCCCCGATACCGACAAAAGCCCCTTTGACTAGGCGTAACCACCAGTCCTTTGAAAAGACTTTGTCTTCATTTTCAATGTCATTATTATGTGAATCAGTCATTAAAATGCCTCCAAATTAATCATTAATTTCACTATTATAACCGAAATTCAGCCTTATAGGTCATTTTTCGGTAAAATTAAACTTTCTTTAAAGAGTGGGCCGATTCACCCGACTACCATTTACTCTGCCCGTAAGGCTTCGACCGGGTCAAGTTTGGAAGCCCGGTTGGCGGGCAGGAGGCCAGAGATAGTAGCAATCACCACGGCAATCGCTAAGCCGATAAGTAGGAATTGCCAAGTAATATCTAACATGGAAACTTGGAATAGCTGGTTTAAGACCTGGTTAGCCAGACCAGCAAAGGCAATGGCCAGTCCTCCTCCCAAAAGTCCGGAGAAAAGACCAATCAAGAAGGATTCAGAAATAAAGATACGGCGAATATCCTTACGCCGTCCTCCAATGGCCTTAATAACCCCAATTTCTTGGGTCCGCTCCACGACACTAATATAGAGAACGGTTAAAATCATGATCGCAGAGACTAGTAAGGAAATACCGGCCACACCGATAAGGACAAAGGTGAAGATATCAATCATTTCCGTAAAGGTTTTGACCAAACTTTCGGTGGCCGAGCCCCGATAACCCATATCCGCGATGTT
The nucleotide sequence above comes from Aerococcus urinae. Encoded proteins:
- a CDS encoding CvpA family protein, giving the protein MSNTTITLILVLIFFALTIMDYSRRTFGVQLLQVLSLGVSFFVAKEYFLPLAEKLELIIPFPGYSMTSDFSYYPDAVLTNMDVIYYRAMAFALILVGVQVIKSFILYLFSPSKYRKGQGKVLSLGGFLTGFITAWFTLFFVFAILSLLGLEGVQGFLSHNSVAEFFIRRTPFLTHEVFNLWFVGIAIAI
- a CDS encoding cell division protein ZapA translates to MTESQQEYTAHFGKQTVKIVGNKSEEHIEEVVRRVNIALNQIKSKPSILSNQKMALLVAVNATSNWLESEAEIASQREQIERLSRQKARLESELETLKQSVQQPNLTAFSEGGKLIQAKSQPSYSQASRSLLSESQRQVKAAKMSENKGQSGKKTSKSANPSQGKQKADSSAVYYDPFAAKKAQGLSKTPRD
- the nagE gene encoding N-acetylglucosamine-specific PTS transporter subunit IIBC — translated: MLDYLQKIGRSLMLPVSVLVVASLFMGTGYAIDANALQGSSNVLATFLVQAGLVVINNLPLLFALGISMGIAEDNNGAAALSGAVSFLMITTLLSPEILSGITGQAIDQVNPAFKAINNVFIGIISGVLAGEMYNRFHNVKLPQWLGFFSGKRAVPIVTAALSALLAVILLFLWPTVYGGLVAFGTGIANLGDIGAGIYGITNKLMIPFGLHHAVNNVFWFDTIGINDIGNFWSSQGEPGVTGRYLAGFFPIMMFGLPGAALAMYKNARPENRASVASLLIAGSVAAFVTGITEPLEFSFMFAAPALYAVHACLTGLSLFICSALHATLGFSFSAGLIDMALSWRMPMANNQWMILVLGLVMFVIYFFLFDFLIRRFDFKTPGREAVSEADQTASNTAKASSQTGDKYQVMAENIYQGLGGKDNLEIVSNCATRLRLQLKDSNAIDEAKIKATGVPGLRKVNEHNLQIVVGTDVQFVADELKEILETDKSRDKN
- a CDS encoding DUF7916 family protein translates to MKRLISAYPSEVKKFTKEELKRSIQASEGRIIMAETVVTAAPLIEGVTNAEVMTAFGADLICLNELDVFHPHIKGFESKKPVIEAIKELTGRPIGINLEPVSADSQVLDEKVEISPGRRASSKAFAAAEKLGVDFVMVTANPSTGVTNADILAALATGRQPYSGLILAGKMHGAGKRETLIDASLFTQFIEAGADGVLMPSVGTVPGVLLEEAHQACQAAQAQDGLVMATIGTSQESASPETIRAFALNNKQVGADIHHIGDGSYGRMPDPENIMALSIAVRGKRHTYFKMAQSLRR
- a CDS encoding DUF368 domain-containing protein; translated protein: MTDSHNNDIENEDKVFSKDWWLRLVKGAFVGIGGILPGLSGGVLAVIFGIYDKLLNFLGNITHKFWQNVRYFIPVGIGFVIGIILFSFFVMKAFGSYEALFTCLFIGFVVGTFPSLFKQAGQEGRSTADYLVMGLTALALFALMVFGGQHFSHLTPSFGVWLFSGALIGLGVIVPGMSPSNFLIYFGLYEKMSAGISHLNMGVIIPLGLGAILCVLALAKVANWLFDHYYAKMYHFILGTVIGSSLAIFPTVVFPAFTTEGLMETGLSFMTTLILAIVMFVAGVIFSYWFSGIEEKYSPDNR